The Pyrus communis chromosome 2, drPyrComm1.1, whole genome shotgun sequence genome includes a window with the following:
- the LOC137725713 gene encoding exocyst complex component EXO84C-like, with protein sequence MESSEEDDDFPSIESITPQSKVDSLYQSRSEKGIRKLCCELLDLKDAVENLCGNMRTKYLAFLRISEEAVEMEHELVELRKHISAQGILVQDLMTGVCHQLEQWNRTSEVEPNCDICELQDPLPIETDDHKIFLEKVDVLLAEHKVEEALEALDAEERKSPELKSSGDTSTTDGSSYRSDFLKRKALLEDQLVEITGQPFINFVELKKALSGLIKLGKGPLAHQLLLKFYGSHIEKSTEALFPSSSICPKTYPATLSKLVFSTISLATTKSGLIFGDDRVYTNRVVQWAEWEIEYFVRLVKENAPSSDTVSALRAASICVQASLNYSLMLERQGLKLSKLILVLLRPFIEEVLELKFRRARKVVLDLVEADECMPFSPRFAPPLSAFTTSSHSLIADSGIRFMCIVEDILEQLTPLTILHFGGNILSRIGQLFDKYMDALIKALPGPSDDDSLTELKEFVSFRAETDSEQLTLLGVAFTILDELLPNAVMTLWKQQTESGEPKSGLAENVTPIPSTSTELKDWRRRLQHSFDKLRDHFCRQYVLSFIYSREGQTRLDAQIYLNGNGDDLYWDSAPLPSLPFQALFAKLQQLATVAGDVLLGKERIQKILLARITETVVMWLSDEQEFWAVFEDDTGPLQPLGLQQLILDMHFTVEIARFAGYPSRHVHQIASAIIARAIRAFSARGIEVQSALSEDEWFVETAKSAINKLLLGAEGSETSEIDEDNIALHDDIVLDSNDSVSSLSSVDSSESFASATMGELDSPKHFDDSEG encoded by the exons GATATCTGAGGAGGCTGTAGAAATGGAGCACGAGTTGGTTGAGCTCCGAAAGCATATTTCAGCTCAAGGGATTCTTGTGCAGGATTTGATGACTGGTGTATGCCATCAATTGGAACAGTGGAATCGGACAAGTGAAGTCGAGCCAAACTGTGATATTTGTGAACTTCAAGAtccattgccaattgaaacagACGATCACAAGATTTTTTTGGAGAAAGTTGATGTTCTCTTAGCTGAACATAAAGTAGAAGAAGCATTAGAGGCTCTAGATGCTGAAGAGAGAAAGTCTCCAGAGCTGAAAAGCTCAGGAGATACTTCAACAACTGATGGATCCTCATACAGATCCGATTTCTTGAAAAGAAAAGCACTGCTCGAGGATCAGCTGGTTGAGATTACTGGACagccttttattaattttgttgagTTGAAGAAGGCCTTAAGTGGGCTAATAAAGCTTGGAAAAGGTCCTTTGGCACACCAGTTACTGCTCAAATTTTATGGGTCCCATATTGAGAAGAGCACCGAAGCTctatttccttcttcttctatcTGTCCAAAGACATATCCAGCAACATTGTCTAAGCTTGTATTTTCTACAATCTCACTGGCAACGACGAAGTCTGGTTTAATATTTGGTGATGATCGTGTTTATACCAATAGAGTAGTCCAATGGGCAGAGTGGGAAATCGAATACTTTGTACGGTTGGTGAAAGAGAATGCACCATCTTCCGACACAGTGTCTGCTTTACGTGCAGCTAGCATTTGTGTTCAGGCTAGTCTCAACTACTCTTTGATGCTGGAACGACAAGGGCTGAAACTATCAAAATTGATTCTGGTGTTGTTGCGGCCTTTTATTGAAGAAGTTTTAGAGTTGAAATTTAGACGGGCAAGAAAAGTTGTCCTTGACTTGGTAGAAGCTGATGAGTGCATGCCATTTTCACCTCGCTTTGCACCTCCTCTGTCTGCATTCACAACATCATCACATAGTTTGATTGCTGATAGTGGGATAAGATTTATGTGCATTGTTGAA GATATATTGGAACAGTTGACCCCCTTGACCATTTTGCATTTTGGTGGAAACATACTGAGTAGGATCGGACAACTTTTTGATAAATACATGGATGCTTTAATTAAAGCCCTACCAGGTCCATCTGATGATGACAGTCTTACTGAGCTGAAGGAGTTTGTATCTTTTAGAGCTGAAACAGATTCAGAACAGCTTACCCTTTTGGGAGTTGCATTTACCATCTTGGATGAACTACTGCCGAATGCTGTAATGACCCTCTGGAAGCAGCAGACTGAAAGTGGGGAACCAAAAAGTGGACTTGCTGAAAATGTCACACCTATTCCAAGTACTTCTACAGAGTTAAAGGATTGGAGGCGTCGTCTTCAGCATTCATTTGACAAGCTAAGAGACCATTTCTGTCGGCAGTATGTCTTGAGCTTCATTTATTCAAGAGAAGGACAGACACGACTGGATGCCCAAATATATTTAAATGGGAATGGTGATGATTTGTATTGGGACTCAGCCCCTTTGCCTTCGCTTCCATTTCAG GCATTATTTGCAAAGCTGCAGCAATTAGCAACCGTGGCTGGAGATGTGTTACTTGGAAAAGAGAGAATTCAGAAAATTTTGCTTGCTAGGATAACTGAGACAGTTGTAATGTGGTTGTCCGATGAACAAGAGTTTTGGGCTGTGTTTGAGGATGATACAGGTCCTCTTCAGCCACTTGGGTTGCAGCAG TTAATTCTTGATATGCACTTCACTGTTGAAATTGCACGTTTTGCGGGTTACCCATCAAGGCACGTGCACCAGATTGCATCAGCTATAATTGCTCGTGCTATAAGGGCTTTTTCTGCTAGAGGCATAGAAGTACAAAG TGCACTCTCCGAGGATGAGTGGTTTGTTGAAACTGCAAAGTCGGCGATAAACAAACTACTTTTGGGAGCAGAGGGGTCAGAGACATCCGAGATTGATGAAGATAACATCGCTCTTCATGATGACATTGTATTGGATTCAAATGATTCTGTCTCTTCCCTTTCAAGTGTAGATTCTTCAGAGTCTTTTGCCTCTGCAACTATGGGTGAACTTGACAGTCCAAAGCATTTCGACGATTCAGAGGGTTGA
- the LOC137726288 gene encoding protein PHLOEM PROTEIN 2-LIKE A1-like, with the protein MGTGWSQDEASQSRSQPPSEQPTNNKVAAEKETEAKPTVSKPTVVERTAADHQAKPSANNNQVAAAAKEVKEIEKRTAAQQVRQQQFPHNYEALVKDADTPINKSSIENLFQQLQAGVVLNQKKKKYWVDKKSNNCFMVYARDLSITWAEDNRYWHWYSLQETSDVFIDAAELLNVCWLEVHGKFETANLSPGTLYEVAFVVKLNAADYGWEVPVNFRLTLPDGTRQCRKVNLMQTPRGQWVEIPVGEFKASPEKSGDMEFSMYEYDGGNWKKGLVIKGVVIRPKNQVAQYSATSLTS; encoded by the exons ATGGGGACTGGGTGGTCACAAGATGAGGCCTCACAGTCACGGTCGCAGCCGCCTAGTGAGCAACCGACTAATAATAAGGTAGCGGCAGagaaagaaacagaagcaaAGCCGACTGTCTCTAAACCCACGGTGGTAGAGAGAACAGCTGCTGATCATCAGGCCAAGCCCTCGGCGAATAACAACCAGGTAGCCGCAGCAGCGAAAGAAGTCAAGGAAATAGAGAAAAGGACAGCGGCACAGCAAGTTAGGCAGCAGCAGTTCCCACATAACTATGAAGCCCTTGTGAAAGATGCTGACACACCAATAAACAAGTCCTCAATTGAAAACCTCTTTCAGCAGCTCCAAGCAGGAGTTGtcttaaaccaaaagaaaaag AAATATTGGGTTGATAAAAAGTCCAACAACTGTTTTATGGTGTATGCAAGAGATCTCTCAATCACTTGGGCCGAAGACAATCGTTACTGGCACTGGTACTCCCTGCAAGAAACCAG TGACGTCTTCATTGATGCTGCTGAACTGTTGAATGTATGTTGGCTAGAAGTGCACGGGAAGTTTGAAACCGCAAACCTGTCACCCGGAACTCTTTATGAAGTTGCATTTGTGGTCAAGCTGAATGCTGCAGATTATGGATGGGAAGTTCCAGTCAATTTCAGGCTCACTCTCCCTGATGGTACCAGGCAGTGCCGTAAAGTTAATCTGATGCAAACCCCAAGAGGACAATGGGTCGAGATCCCAGTTGGCGAGTTTAAAGCATCACCTGAGAAATCTGGCGACATGGAGTTTTCGATGTATGAATATGATGGCGGGAACTGGAAGAAAGGGCTTGTTATCAAGGGTGTCGTCATTCGTCCTAAAAACCAAGTTGCACAGTACTCAGCAACTTCGCTTACGAGCTGA
- the LOC137724375 gene encoding uncharacterized protein encodes MEQGTQGNIVVRRHGREESQEDEERVVDLSGQVHLLPCSIKFNGPSNVSQYFKPKPTVEGIESEGLRMQEACFRGRKLQGASISVPDGYSGFVLGKKSLGKRNLSDNSDGSSNCWEMNAKYKSFTYWNHDSLPSQDDAFLRCFHWLSVAKSMHKPATAEDLVSAAAALEKMN; translated from the exons ATGGAGCAGGGCACCCAAGGCAACATAGTTGTGAGAAGACATGGAAGGGAAGAGTCACAGGAAGACGAAGAAAGAGTGGTGGACTTGAGTGGTCAGGTGCACCTCCTCCCCTGCTCCATCAAATTCAATGGCCCTTCCAATGTCTCCCAATACTTCAAACCCAAACCAACTG TTGAGGGAATCGAATCGGAGGGTTTAAGGATGCAGGAAGCTTGTTTCAGAGGAAGGAAGTTGCAAGGAGCTTCGATTTCGGTTCCAGATGGGTATTCTG GATTTGTTCTAGGGAAGAAGAGTCTTGGCAAGAGAAATCTTTCCGATAATTCTGATGGGAGCTCGAACTGTTGGGAGATGAATGCGAAATATAAAAGCTTCACATATTGGAATCACGACAGCCTTCCTTCACAGGATGATGCATTCTTGCGTTGTTTTCACTGGCTTTCTGTGGCAAAATCT ATGCACAAACCAGCAACAGCCGAAGATTTGGTTTCTGCAGCAGCTGCTTTGGAAAAGATGAACTGA
- the LOC137722493 gene encoding phosphoribosylformylglycinamidine cyclo-ligase, chloroplastic/mitochondrial-like, with the protein MAANAMTAAFKANTELSRCVKSSLRPSSSKANPNEAQLCRLPIGLPFNNFSSGLSLTSAGNISQSRRVMSVSKNNESSNDFSASRRGDDSWTYKDAGVDIDAGMALVDIIKQEDPEIGSFGGIVQDEILDDVCLVHGTDGVGTKLKLAFETGNHETIGIDLVAMNVNDIVTLGAKPVSFQDYFATGRLDVDIAAKVIKGIRNGCKQSGCKLSGGETAEMPGFYKDGEYDLGGSAVGVVKKGSIIDGKNIVAGDVLIGLPSSGVHSNGFSLVRRVLADSGLSLKDQLPGGEAITLGEALMVPTVIYVKQVLDLIRKGGVKGVAHITGGGLTENIPRVFPKGLGAVIYKDSWEVPPVFKWIQEAGRVKDAEMRRTFNMGIGMVLVVSQEASHGVLGEDGNGAAYKAYRIGEVASGLEGVTYI; encoded by the exons ATGGCTGCCAATGCCATGACCGCCGCCTTCAAGGCAAACACAGAGTTGTCTCGTTGTGTTAAATCTTCGCTAAGACCCTCCTCCTCCAAAGCCAACCCTAATGAAGCCCAACTATGCAGACTGCCAATCGGACTTCCCTTCAACAACTTCTCCTCCGGTCTCTCTCTGACTTCGGCCGGTAATATTTCACAGAGCAGACGCGTAATGTCAGTGTCGAAGAACAACGAGTCCTCCAATGATTTTAGCGCTAGCCGACGTGGTGATGACAGTTGGACGTACAAGGATGCTGGTGTAGATATAGATGCTGGGATGGCACTTGTTGATATAATTAAACAGGAGGATCCTGAAATTGGGTCATTTGGGGGTATTGTCCAAGACGAGATTCTCG ATGATGTATGCCTTGTTCATGGTACAGACGGTGTTGGAACGAAACTTAAGCTTGCATTTGAGACTGGAAATCATGAAACCATTGGTATTGATTTG GTTGCCATGAATGTCAATGATATTGTTACTCTTGGGGCCAAGCCAGTATCTTTTCAAGATTACTTTGCTACAGGCCGCCTTGATGTTGATATTGCTGCAAAG GTTATAAAAGGTATTCGTAATGGTTGCAAACAATCTGGCTGTAAACTTTCGGGCGGAGAG ACTGCCGAGATGCCAGGTTTTTATAAGGATGGCGAGTATGACCTGGGTGGCTCTGCTGTTGGAGTTGTGAAAAAGGGATCGATCATTGATGGGAAAAACATTGTGGCTGGAGATGTTCTCATTGGCCTACCGTCTAGTGGGGTTCATTCTAATGGTTTCTCTCTTGTGAGAAG GGTTCTGGCTGATAGTGGGCTTTCTCTCAAGGACCAACTACCTGGTGGAGAAGCTATCACATTAGGTGAAGCTTTGATGGTCCCAACTGTGATATACGTTAAGCAG GTGCTCGACTTAATAAGGAAGGGAGGCGTCAAAGGAGTAGCTCATATCACAGGGGGTGGTCTCACAGAAAATATACCTCGAGTGTTCCCGAAAGGCCTAGGAGCTGTCATTTATAAAGATTCATGGGAAGTCCCACCTGTTTTCAAATGGATCCAAGAAGCCGGAAGGGTTAAAGATGCTGAGATGAGACGAACTTTTAACATGGGCATTGGAATGGTTCTTGTTGTAAGTCAGGAGGCGTCCCACGGAGTACTCGGGGAGGATGGAAATGGAGCTGCCTATAAAGCTTACCGCATTGGTGAGGTAGCAAGTGGTCTTGAAGGAGTGACTTATATATAG
- the LOC137726509 gene encoding protein PHLOEM PROTEIN 2-LIKE A9-like: MSMTKPHFQADPDEIKQEGNNYIFRPRGLSIVWGNDERYWKLPNKKQSKDEPTEPAELIQVSWLEVTGSYSLTPAKKYEISFDVELAPDAFGWRDIQAFLMAKVGKKGKYTWTKVKVAAQDPKDSRFTIPDDNGPRMRIEVPQNAQDSTLHFGLYEVWSGKWKGGLKIHQALVKDVTPN, translated from the exons ATGTCTATGACAAAACCTCATTTCCAAGCAGATCCAGATGAAATAAAACAGGAG GGAAATAATTACATTTTCAGACCACGGGGACTTAGCATTGTATGGGGCAATGATGAACGCTACTGGAAGTTACCTAACAAGAA GCAATCTAAGGATGAACCTACTGAACCTGCGGAGCTGATACAGGTTTCTTGGCTGGAAGTAACCGGCTCATATAGTTTAACACCTgcgaaaaaatatgaaattagttTCGACGTAGAACTGGCACCTGATGCATTTGGTTGGAGAGACATACAAGCTTTCTTGATGGCCAAGGTAGGGAAAAAGGGTAAGTACACTTGGACCAAAGTTAAAGTTGCAGCGCAGGATCCAAAAGACAGTAGATTCACAATTCCTGATGACAACGGCCCGCGAATGAGAATTGAAGTTCCGCAGAATGCTCAGGATAGCACGCTTCATTTTGGTCTGTATGAAGTCTGGAGTGGAAAATGGAAGGGgggcttgaaaattcatcaagCACTTGTGAAAGATGTAACTCCGAATTAA